The following are encoded together in the candidate division WOR-3 bacterium genome:
- the secG gene encoding preprotein translocase subunit SecG — protein MYGIIFALHVLICILLIIVVLLQQTRGAGMSSVFGGGGGTDSLFGGKGATPFFIKLTSGLAIGFFLTSLFLVLLSRRPVAKTAVEKGLETEVPIAPTTLPEEQLPTLPQEKGGE, from the coding sequence ATGTACGGAATAATCTTTGCCTTACATGTGCTTATATGCATATTGTTGATTATTGTGGTCCTTTTACAGCAGACCAGGGGTGCTGGTATGTCAAGTGTTTTTGGTGGTGGCGGAGGTACTGATTCTTTATTCGGTGGTAAGGGTGCTACGCCATTCTTTATTAAATTGACTTCGGGACTGGCAATAGGGTTCTTTTTAACATCCCTTTTTCTCGTACTCTTATCCCGGAGGCCTGTTGCAAAAACTGCGGTAGAGAAAGGATTGGAGACCGAGGTTCCGATTGCACCAACAACCCTACCTGAAGAACAACTTCCGACCCTTCCCCAGGAAAAAGGGGGTGAATAA
- a CDS encoding glycosyltransferase yields MRKRLLLITYYWPPCGGPGSIRPLKFAKYLPDYGIEPIILTRKNIAYHSIDLELGSDLNDIKVYKTDSLDPARILYLLGMRKYKPKKWEMPIKKTLNFPDNKTGWIPFAYNDGLKIDFDYIFVTAPPFSSFITGYMLAKRTDKPLILDFRDAWLEFPFIRYENQLQRRFVSYWERKVVEYARLIITISDDIKDALAKRYPEVERKIYVIPNGYDPNDFSHPPLPEKFTISYLGTIREERNPETFLLAVEKFLKETKLSPDSIELKFIGHIEEEYIKLIKKYPYTRILGHLSYHQALKEFCNAHIALMITTGDDFFFPSRQNEYLASGLPIISCGWSRGLFFFDKAAEKGYPVYMFEYDNTIGMKEKLHELYVKYKYNRINISPHPLPEYTRQNLTAKLANLLKSIDKF; encoded by the coding sequence ATGAGAAAAAGATTGCTACTAATTACATATTACTGGCCACCCTGCGGAGGTCCTGGTTCAATAAGACCTTTAAAATTTGCTAAATACCTTCCTGATTATGGGATTGAACCTATTATACTAACGCGTAAAAATATTGCCTATCATTCAATTGATTTGGAACTGGGCAGCGATTTAAATGACATTAAAGTATACAAGACTGATTCTCTTGACCCAGCACGAATTCTATATCTCCTGGGTATGCGTAAATACAAACCAAAAAAGTGGGAGATGCCAATAAAGAAAACATTAAACTTCCCCGATAATAAGACCGGATGGATTCCATTTGCATACAATGATGGATTAAAGATCGATTTTGATTATATCTTTGTCACTGCACCGCCATTCAGCTCGTTTATTACTGGCTATATGCTGGCAAAAAGAACTGACAAACCGTTGATCCTTGATTTTCGCGATGCCTGGCTTGAATTTCCGTTTATTCGTTATGAGAATCAACTTCAGAGAAGATTCGTTTCTTACTGGGAGAGAAAGGTTGTAGAATATGCAAGATTAATAATTACAATTAGCGACGATATAAAAGATGCATTGGCGAAGCGCTACCCCGAGGTTGAAAGGAAAATTTATGTCATACCTAATGGTTATGACCCAAATGATTTTTCTCATCCGCCACTTCCCGAGAAATTTACAATATCCTATTTAGGAACGATAAGAGAAGAGAGAAATCCAGAAACATTCTTGTTAGCAGTTGAAAAATTTTTAAAAGAGACAAAACTTTCTCCAGATAGTATAGAATTAAAATTTATTGGGCATATTGAAGAAGAATATATAAAACTGATAAAAAAATATCCTTATACCAGAATTCTTGGTCACCTTTCATATCATCAGGCTTTAAAAGAATTTTGCAATGCCCATATTGCATTAATGATTACAACCGGTGACGACTTCTTCTTTCCCAGCAGACAGAATGAATATCTGGCAAGTGGCTTACCAATCATTTCCTGTGGCTGGTCCAGAGGGCTTTTTTTCTTTGATAAGGCGGCTGAAAAAGGTTATCCTGTTTATATGTTTGAATACGACAATACGATTGGTATGAAAGAAAAGTTGCATGAACTGTATGTAAAGTATAAATATAACAGAATAAATATAAGCCCTCATCCCCTGCCCGAGTATACCAGGCAAAATCTAACAGCCAAACTTGCAAATTTACTGAAAAGTATTGACAAATTTTAA
- a CDS encoding tetratricopeptide repeat protein produces MIFNLLSIIFFGELFLNPPEIQNLIQNGLNLAYTEDFDSASLYFDKVIEIYPENPAGYFFKAALLQLKMMDGCHFNDEKEYINLIKKVRTLCEDILKREDNLWAEFYLGSSFAYQAVYEGLKKNYLETFNYGVKGGRILQSITKKDSLFYDAYLGAGTYEYFWARASRYLPFLNLADGNVDEAIKKLHIAAEKSLYSGPTARNSLVFIYGEEKKFDIATRIIDSLLLQYPDSKTFHWNKAELEFKKKNYEVALSIYKWLFDQYIGDANYSNLAQCKLYIGKCYYELENRAEAKKALKEVIGYKKYQDKYPKIKEYCREAYSLLSRLL; encoded by the coding sequence ATGATTTTTAATCTTTTATCAATTATATTTTTTGGAGAATTATTTCTAAATCCACCAGAAATTCAAAATTTGATTCAAAACGGTCTTAACCTTGCGTATACAGAAGATTTTGATAGTGCATCTTTATATTTTGATAAGGTAATTGAAATTTATCCTGAAAATCCCGCTGGCTATTTTTTTAAAGCCGCTCTCTTACAATTAAAAATGATGGATGGATGTCACTTCAACGACGAAAAGGAATATATCAATTTAATCAAAAAAGTAAGAACATTGTGTGAAGATATTCTGAAGAGAGAAGATAATTTATGGGCGGAATTTTATCTCGGTTCAAGTTTTGCATACCAGGCGGTATATGAAGGGTTAAAAAAGAATTATCTTGAGACATTCAATTATGGTGTCAAAGGTGGCAGGATACTGCAATCAATTACAAAAAAAGATTCTTTATTTTATGACGCCTATTTAGGAGCCGGCACCTATGAATATTTCTGGGCAAGGGCGAGCAGGTATCTGCCCTTTTTGAATCTTGCTGATGGCAATGTTGACGAGGCAATAAAAAAATTGCACATTGCCGCTGAAAAGAGTCTCTATTCCGGTCCGACCGCAAGAAATTCATTGGTATTTATTTATGGAGAGGAAAAAAAATTTGATATTGCGACAAGGATAATAGATAGTCTTTTACTCCAATATCCTGATTCAAAGACCTTCCACTGGAATAAAGCTGAACTTGAGTTCAAGAAAAAAAATTATGAGGTTGCACTGAGCATATATAAATGGTTATTTGACCAATACATTGGTGACGCAAATTATTCAAATTTAGCCCAGTGTAAATTATACATTGGTAAATGTTATTATGAGTTAGAAAACCGCGCTGAGGCAAAAAAAGCCCTGAAGGAAGTAATTGGATATAAAAAATACCAGGACAAATATCCGAAGATAAAAGAATACTGCCGGGAGGCATACTCTTTATTAAGCAGGTTATTATAA
- the rplU gene encoding 50S ribosomal protein L21, whose translation MFAVIKTNSYQYVVSKGDKVIIPAVLGESGKEIEFDKILMIKDESGVVVGKPYVEGAIVKGVIRKTGKLPKVMVYKFIRRENYRRKKGHRQLFTEVEITDIKK comes from the coding sequence ATGTTTGCGGTTATAAAGACAAATAGTTATCAGTATGTTGTTTCAAAGGGTGATAAGGTAATCATTCCTGCAGTCCTTGGCGAATCAGGGAAAGAAATTGAATTTGATAAAATCCTGATGATAAAAGATGAGAGTGGAGTCGTCGTTGGGAAACCATATGTTGAAGGTGCAATAGTAAAAGGAGTTATAAGAAAAACAGGTAAACTGCCAAAGGTGATGGTTTATAAATTTATTAGAAGAGAAAATTATCGTCGTAAAAAAGGGCATCGGCAGTTATTTACCGAAGTTGAAATAACAGATATAAAAAAATAG
- the rpmA gene encoding 50S ribosomal protein L27, translating to MAHKKGTGSAKNGRDSEGKRLGVKRFDGQLVNTGTIIIRQRGTRIHPGLNTGMGKDYTIYALTQGKVKFGYTKGGKRIVSVIPASS from the coding sequence ATGGCACATAAAAAAGGTACTGGTTCAGCAAAAAATGGCAGGGATTCAGAAGGAAAACGGCTTGGTGTGAAGAGATTTGATGGACAGTTGGTTAATACAGGAACAATAATTATCAGACAGCGCGGAACGCGCATCCATCCAGGATTGAATACCGGCATGGGCAAGGATTATACAATTTATGCCCTCACCCAGGGAAAGGTAAAATTTGGCTATACAAAGGGTGGCAAAAGAATCGTTTCAGTGATACCAGCGTCAAGTTAG